The proteins below are encoded in one region of Thermothelomyces thermophilus ATCC 42464 chromosome 1, complete sequence:
- a CDS encoding glycoside hydrolase family 20 protein (CAZy_ID 267869), with protein sequence MWSPSLSSFSVLLAALQPVAAIWPAPQSLTTGSSVLYLNQNIKVTYNGESIPYTYGYVSRELTSKEVVQAGISRTLAGIFESKFVPWKLHKRGSKWEPDLSQGQQWIKTLEIVQKGKDEPSTFKPLAGQVDESYNLTVSAKGEAKLAAVSSIGVLRGLETFSQLFYQHSAGTFWYTPFAPVSVQDAPKFPHRGVLIDTARNFLPVADILRTIDAMAWSKLNRLHVHVTDSQSWPLVIPSLPEVSEKGAYHPSQTYSPEDVEKIQTYGAERGVEVYFEIDMPGHIGVVSLSHPELIVAYNLQPYQWWCQEPPCGAFKLNNTAVDAFLDKLFDDLLPRLAPYSAYFHTGGDELNRNDSMLDEGIRSNDTEVLRPLLQKFIDKQHARVRAAGLTPITWEEIPLEWEVDMAKDTVVQSWLGGDAVKTLTSKGYQVIDSNYNFWYLDCGRGQWLTWGNGAAFAQGYPFNDWCGPTKSWQLVYQHDPTAGLTAEEAKLVLGGEVALWAETIDPVNLDTLAWPRASAVGEALWSGRIDPATGQNRSLVEAAPRLNEFRERLVARGVGASPIQMTFCTQGRAEECEFIVA encoded by the exons ATGTGGTCGCCGTCACTCTCTTCGTTTTCTGTTTTATTGGCTGCTCTGCAGCCCGTCGCGGCAATCTGGCCGGCACCCCAAAGCTTGACGACGGGCAGCTCGGTTCTATACTTGAACCAGAACATCAAGGTCACATACAATGGAGAATCC ATTCCGTACACGTACGGATATGTGTCTCGCGAGTTGACCAGCAAGGAGGTCGTTCAGGCAGGCATTTCCCGGACGCTCGCGGGCATTTTTGAGAGCAAGTTCGTCCCTTGGAAGCTGCACAAGCGCGGGTCCAAGTGGGAGCCCGACCTGTCGCAGGGCCAGCAGTGGATCAAGACGCTGGAGATCGTCCAGAAGGGCAAGGACGAGCCCAGCACCTTCAAGCCCCTCGCCGGCCAGGTGGACGAGTCGTACAACCTGACGGTGAGCGCCAAGGGCGAAGCCAAGCTCGCAGCCGTTTCGTCCATCGGCGTGCTCCGCGGCCTCGAGACCTTCTCGCAGCTGTTCTACCAGCACTCGGCCGGCACCTTCTGGTACACCCCGTTCGCGCCCGTGTCGGTGCAGGACGCGCCCAAGTTCCCCCACCGCGGCGTCCTGATCGACACGGCGCGCAACTTCCTCCCCGTCGCCGACATCCTGCGCACCATCGACGCCATGGCCTGGAGCAAGCTGAACCGGCTGCACGTCCACGTGACCGACTCCCAGTCGTGGCCGCTCGTGATCCCCTCATTGCCCGAGGTCTCGGAGAAGGGCGCCTACCACCCGAGCCAGACGTACTCGCCCGAGGATGTCGAGAAGATCCAGACGTACGGCGCCGAGCGGGGCGTCGAGGTGTACTTTGAGATCGACATGCCGGGCCACATCGGGGTGGTGTCGCTGTCGCACCCGGAGCTGATCGTGGCCTACAATCTGCAGCCCTACCAGTGGTGGTGCCAGGAGCCGCCGTGCGGCGCCTTCAAGCTCAACAATACCGCGGTCGACGCGTTCCTGGACAAGCTGTTCGACGACCTCCTGCCGCGGCTGGCGCCGTACTCGGCCTACTTCCACACGGGCGGCGACGAGCTCAACCGGAACGACTCGATGCTGGACGAGGGCATCCGGTCCAACGACACCGAGGTGCTGCGGCCGCTGCTGCAAAAGTTCATCGACAAGCAGCACGCGCGCGTCCGCGCGGCCGGCCTGACCCCGATCACCTGGGAGGAGATCCCGCTCGAGTGGGAAGTCGACATGGCCAAGGACACGGTCGTGCAATCGTGGCTGGGCGGCGACGCGGTCAAGACGCTGACCAGCAAGGGCTATCAGGTGATTGACAGCAACTACAACTTCTGG TACCTCGACTGCGGCCGAGGCCAGTGGCTGACGTGGGGGAACGGGGCGGCGTTCGCCCAGGGCTACCCGTTCAACGACTGGTGCGGGCCGACCAAGTCATGGCAGCTAGTGTACCAGCACGACCCGACGGCCGGGCtgacggccgaggaggccaagcTCGTGCTGGGCGGCGAGGTGGCACTCTGGGCCGAGACCATCGACCCGGTCAACCTGGACACGCTCGCCTGGCCGCGCGCCAGCGCCGTCGGCGAGGCCCTCTGGTCCGGCCGGATCGACCCGGCGACGGGCCAGAACCGGAGCCTGGTCGAGGCCGCCCCGCGGCTCAACGAGTTCCGCGAGAGGCTGGTCGCCAGGGGAGTCGGGGCCTCGCCCATCCAGATGACCTTCTGCACCCAGGGAAGGGCCGAGGAGTGCGAGTTTATCGTCGCTTGA
- a CDS encoding glycoside hydrolase family 16 protein (CAZy_ID 267860) → MFLSSRGWRRAAATAVALLSRSTFAQTWSACNPLTSTSCPADTALGMTIHVDFTEGEVNSFVPSGGVPTYDEDGVSFTVASSGDAPQLTSIFYIMFGRVEVTMKAAPGAGIVSSLVLLSDALDEIDMEWLGADSTEVQTNYFSKGQTTTYNRGQFNPAPNNQAEFVTYTIDWTADRIAWYVGGTLVRTLTFDEANGEYPQTPMQVKFGAWSGGDPSNPPGTIEWARGPTDYSQGPFSMVVRSAVVTDYSTGKRYTYGDQSGTWQSIRSDGGEINGNLGAAGTVSVTASAPAATDSLSPTIPPGGIIGGGTATATDGSTGPSRTVGPIPDGWVMTSEGKVVPIGSSTTLPGAQPSSSLSRELSASPSTAGSGGGETTTLATSTLSTLGGARAPTDAPPESSASTARRGGLLLGLLVLAASALLCW, encoded by the exons ATGTTCTTGTCCAGCCGGGGATGGAGAAGAGCAGCAGCCACGGCGGTGGCTCTGCTGAGCAGATCAACATTTGCTCAGACCTGGTCGGCATGCAACCCATTAACATCAA CAAGTTGCCCGGCCGACACGGCACTGGGCATGACGATACACGTCGACTTCACCGAGGGGGAGGTCAACTCCTTCGTCCCTAGCGGGGGGGTGCCGACctacgacgaggacggcgtCAGCTTCACGGTCGCCTCTTCCGGCGACGCGCCGCAGCTGACGAGCATCTTCTACATCATGTTCGGCCGCGTCGAGGTGACCATGAAGGCCGCCCCCGGCGCCGGCATCGTCAGCTCCCTCGTGCTGCTCTCCGACGCCCTCGACGAGATCGACATGGAGTGGCTGGGCGCCGACTCGACCGAGGTCCAGACCAACTACTTCAGCAAGGGCCAGACCACCACCTACAACCGCGGCCAGTTCAACCCGGCCCCGAACAACCAGGCCGAGTTCGTCACCTACACCATCGACTGGACCGCCGACCGCATCGCCTGGTACGTCGGCGGCACCCTCGTCCGCACCCTCACCTTCGACGAGGCCAACGGCGAGTACCCGCAGACGCCGATGCAGGTCAAGTTCGGCGCCTGGTCCGGCGGCGACCCGTCCAACCCGCCCGGCACCATCGAGTGGGCCCGCGGCCCGACCGACTACTCCCAGGGGCCCTTCTCCATGGTCGTCCGCTCCGCCGTCGTGACCGACTACTCCACCGGCAAGCGCTACACCTACGGCGACCAGTCGGGCACCTGGCAGTCCATCCGCTccgacggcggcgagatCAACGGCAACCTGGGCGCCGCCGGCACCGTCTCCGTCACCGCCAGcgcccccgccgccaccgACTCCCTCTCCCCCACCATCCCGCCCGGCGGCAtcatcggcggcggcaccgccaccgccaccgacgGGAGCACCGGCCCCTCCCGCACCGTCGGCCCCATCCCGGACGGCTGGGTCATGACATCCGAGGGCAAGGTCGTGCCCATTGGGTCGAGCACT ACACTCCCCGGAGCACAACcgtcctcctccctctcGCGGGAGCTCTCTGCTTCGCCCTCAACGGCGGGCTCCGGCGGCGGTGAGACCACCACCCTCGCCACGAGCACACTATCGACCCTTGGCGGCGCGAGGGCGCCGACTGACGCGCCCCCTGAGAGCAGCGCATCGACCGCGAGACGAGGCGGACTTCTGCTTGgactcctcgtcctcgccgcgTCCGCGTTGCTTTGCTGGTAG